Proteins from one Archocentrus centrarchus isolate MPI-CPG fArcCen1 chromosome 8, fArcCen1, whole genome shotgun sequence genomic window:
- the LOC115783937 gene encoding ataxin-7-like protein 3 — protein sequence MTGMKIDLDQVLIHIFKISITDFQMKMEDMPLSGLDNTRLEALAHDIYSELVEDACLGLCFEVHRAVKQGYFFLDETDQESMKEFEIVDQPGVDIFGQVYNQWKNKECECPNCKRLIAASRFAPHLEKCLGMGRNSSRIANRRLASSNNMSKSESDQEDNDDLNDNDWSYGAEKKAKKRKSEKSQNSPRRSKSLKHKNGELGSSVGAESYKYNYNTGISYETLGPDEVRSLLTTQCGVISEHTKKMCTRSQRCPQHTDEQRRAVRVFLLGPSAPALPDADAVVETDSFDIPEGQTLMSRLQWEDSPDISPTDSASSKASTNHSDSRKPKKKKKPSLGLNSGGGGSGSLAGGGSSSSQSNISISTKKKRPKLSAPSLSSIYDDLN from the exons GGCCTAGACAACACCAGGCTGGAG GCCTTGGCCCATGACATCTATTCTGAGCTGGTGGAAGATGCCTGTTTGGGCCTGTGTTTTGAGGTGCATCGTGCTGTGAAACAGGGCTATTTCTTCTTGGATGAAACAGACCAAGAGAGCATGAAGGAGTTTG aaATTGTGGATCAGCCAGGAGTGGACATATTTGGGCAGGTGTACAATCAGTGGAAGAACAAAGAGTGCGAGTGTCCCAACTGTAAAAGATTAATAGCTGCTTCTCGCTTTGCTCCGCATTTGGAGAAATGTCTCGGCATGGGACGCAACAGCAGCCGCATCGCCAACCGCAG GCTAGCCAGCAGTAATAACATGAGCAAATCAGAGAGCGATCAGGAAGACAATGATGATCTTAATGACAATGACTGGTCATATggggcagaaaaaaaag CCAAGAAGAGAAAGTCAGAGaag aGTCAGAATTCCCCAAGAAGATCCAAATCTCTGAAACATAAAAACG GTGAGCTTGGGAGTAGCGTCGGTGCCGAGTCTTACAAG TATAACTATAATACTGGCATCAGTTATGAAACCTTAGGCCCTGATGAAGTCAGGTCCCTTCTTACAACG CAATGTGGGGTGATCTCTGAGCACACCAAGAAGATGTGTACCAG GTCTCAGCGATGTCCCCAACACACGGACGAGCAGAGGAGGGCCGTCAGGGTGTTCCTCCTGGGGCCGTCCGC GCCGGCGCTGCCCGATGCGGATGCTGTGGTGGAGACTGACAGCTTTGACATTCCAGAAGGACAGACTTTAATGAGCCGCCTGCAGTGGGAGGACTCCCCTgacatttcacccactgactcTGCCTCGTCTAAAGCCA GCACCAACCATTCAGATTCTAGGAAGcccaagaaaaagaagaagccatCTCTTGGTTTGaacagtggaggaggaggaagtggaagTCTGGCTGGaggtggcagcagcagctctcagagTAATATCAGTATATCGACCAAAAAAAAGAGGCCCAAACTCTCAGCACCTTCTCTTTCGAGCATCTATGATGACTTAAACTAG